Proteins encoded in a region of the Phaenicophaeus curvirostris isolate KB17595 chromosome 1, BPBGC_Pcur_1.0, whole genome shotgun sequence genome:
- the TSGA10 gene encoding testis-specific gene 10 protein produces the protein FKGPSSDPEILKLWREREEFKSALKKFERHVAEIQGNFKVLTAERDKIISLHEQAQEEISRLRQELIKCPRTPKSSVTAQAILKHVEIERDTALLDFRRMATERDSLREQLKIFQEIAFNEKAHSEQRIEELETTIQNLDGEHLEQMTKVALMKDTIDSLETEMKRLARRALDSEAELSRQEAEYLSLSSLKEKTKQSLSEAQQSLAKKNYEIQLTQKKIMLLDEKIDNFSRQSFVQQEEICSLKEAIAQLDKEKASLQDRLEEGREKIATFEESLAVKEKMISDLRILISELERSTKKSAEALCTREKDIASLHEQLQNANKELAQANKDRESLAQENGRLQEHLSNIKQENQVLHQKLAKYQYELDDMKLKTQDLNTDIASLKGALNSKERESCELLKNYHRACECGESWEAKWHQAEADCSSVRLALITVESENHTLKEKIESLETEMEQLYSECESSHSEIELLRTQLENERASKENLESLFVSSHEREFQSQLAKQEKDSEIQFLKEQLSLAENKLAAQGRDLTQIRNRAAQIELELDIARRQLGTERFERERAVRELRHQSRTVSYQLSSTLRSLSPEHSHHEPPDWSLDWSQEGNSCSKDS, from the exons TTTAAGGGACCAAGTTCAGATCcagaaattttgaaattatgGAGAGAACGTGAAGAATTTAAGTCAGCGCTGAAAAAATTTGAGCGCCATGTGGCAGAAATTCAGGGTAACTTCAAAGTTCtaacagctgagagagacaaAATTATCAGTCTTCATGAACAG gcacAGGAAGAGATTTCCCGACTTCGTCAGGAACTTATCAAATGCCCCAGGACTCCTAAAAGTAGTGTGACAGCTCAAGCTATATTAAAACATGTGGAGATAGAAAGGGATACAGCGCTGTTAGATTTCCGAAGGATGGCTACAGAACGCGATAGCCTCAGGGAACAGTTAAAG ATTTTCCAAGAAATTGCGTTTAATGAAAAGGCTCATTCGGAACAGAGAATTGAAGAACTAGAAACTACGATTCAAAAT TTAGATGGTGAACATTTAGAACAGATGACTAAAGTGGCGCTAATGAAAGACACCATTGATTCTCTGGAAACTGAGATGAAAAGGTTGGCAAGAAGAGCACTGGACTCTGAAGCTGAGCTGAGCCGACAGGAAGCTGAATATCTTTCACTTAG ttcattaaaggaaaagacaaaacagagtCTTTCAGAGGCTCAGCAAAGCCTTGCtaagaaaaattatgaaatacaACTTAcccaaaagaaaattatgcttTTGGATGAAAAAATTG ATAACTTTTCAAGACAAAGTTTTGTGCAACAAGAGGAGATCTGTAGTTTGAAAGAAGCAATTGCACAGCTTGATAAAGAGAAGGCGTCTTTGCAAGACCgtctggaagaaggaagagagaagattgCTACTTTTGAGGAAAGCCTGGCAGTTAAA gAGAAAATGATTTCAGATTTGAGGATTCTTATTTCTGAGCTGGAGCGTTCCACAAA GAAATCTGCTGAAGCACTATGTACCCGTGAGAAAGATATTGCCAGTTTGCACGAACAGCTACAAAACGCCAACAAAGAACTTGCACAGGCCAACAAGGACAGAGAATCATTAGCTCAGGAGAATGGCAGGTTGCAAGAGCATCTTTCTAATATTAAGCAAGAAAATCAG GTACTACATCAAAAACTAGCAAAGTACCAATATGAGCTTGATGACATGAAACTAAAAACCCAGGATTTAAATACAGATATTGCCAGCCTGAAAGGTGCATTGAACTCGAAA GAGAGAGAGAGCTGCGAGCTTTTGAAGAATTACCACAGAGCCTGTGAATGTGGAGAAAGTTGGGAAGCAAAATGGCATCAAGCAGAAGCAGATTGTAGCTCTGTTAGACTGGCACTGATCACTGTGGAGTCTGAGAACCACACGTTGAAAGAGAAAATTGAGTCCCTTGAAACAGAGATGGAGCAA CTGTACAGTGAATGTGAGTCATCCCATTCTGAAATAGAGCTGCTGAGAACACaactggaaaatgaaagagcATCTAAGGAAAATCTGGAATCTTTGTTTGTGTCCAGTCATGAGAGAGAATTTCAGTCGCAGCtagcaaagcaagaaaaagactCTGAGATTCAGTTTCTCAAGGAACAGCTTTCTTtagcagaaaataaact TGCTGCACAGGGTCGAGATCTTACTCAGATCAGAAACAGAGCAGCTCAGATAGAATTGGAACTGGATATCGCCAGAAGACAGCTGGGGACTGAGCGCTTTGAAAG GGAACGTGCTGTACGGGAGCTTCGACACCAGAGTCGTACAGTCTCATATCAGTTAAGCTCTACGTTAAGATCATTGTCACCTGAACATTCCCATCATGAACCTCCTGATTGGTCTCTGGACTGGTCTCAGGAAGG gaATTCTTGTTCCAAGGACTCATAA